In one Lycium barbarum isolate Lr01 chromosome 7, ASM1917538v2, whole genome shotgun sequence genomic region, the following are encoded:
- the LOC132602508 gene encoding purine permease 1-like has product MEDQRVSTNMKRILLVINCLILSVGVCGGPLMVRLYFVEGGAKIWLSSWLQTGGWPLTLVPLVILYFYRRKIKGSDTKFYFITPRVFVAAFVIGIALGLDDFCYSWGGSKLPVSTSSLLISVQLAFTAIGAFFIVKLKFTSYSINAMVVLTVGAVLLGIRANGDRPEGVTSGEYIVGFVMTLLAAALYGLILPCIELTYMKAKQALTAILVLEIQLVMCFAATAFCTVGMIVNKDFQAISREAKQYNLGEARYYTVLIWSAIIWQCFYVGAIGVIYCSSSLMSGVLLAVLLPVTELLAVIFFNEKFSGEKGLSLFLSLWGFVSYVYGEYKQAEE; this is encoded by the exons ATGGAAGATCAAAGAGTAAGCACTAATATGAAGAGAATTCTTCTTGTGATAAATTGTTTAATACTCTCAGTTGGTGTTTGTGGTGGTCCTTTAATGGTGCGTTTATATTTTGTGGAAGGAGGTGCAAAAATTTGGCTTAGTAGTTGGTTACAAACCGGTGGATGGCCACTCACCCTCGTACCTCTTGTCATCCTATACTTCTATCGTCGAAAAATCAAGGGTTCTGATACCAAGTTTTATTTCATAACGCCTCGAGTCTTCGTTGCAGCATTCGTCATTGGCATTGCCCTTGGACTTGATGATTTTTGCTATTCATGGGGCGGGTCAAAACTCCCCGTGTCAACTTCTTCACTTCTTATCTCTGTTCAACTTGCCTTCACGGCAATAGGTGCTTTCTTCATAGTGAAGCTAAAATTCACATCGTATTCTATTAATGCGATGGTTGTGTTGACAGTTGGAGCGG TTTTATTGGGTATTCGGGCGAACGGTGATCGTCCGGAGGGCGTGACAAGTGGAGAGTATATTGTTGGTTTTGTTATGACACTTTTGGCTGCAGCTTTGTATGGACTCATTTTGCCTTGTATTGAGTTGACTTACATGAAGGCAAAACAAGCCCTTACTGCTATATTGGTGTTGGAGATTCAGTTAGTCATGTGTTTTGCTGCTACTGCTTTTTGCACCGTTGGGATGATCGTCAATAAGGATTTTCAA GCAATATCAAGGGAGGCAAAACAATATAACTTGGGAGAAGCTAGATATTATACAGTGCTAATATGGAGTGCCATTATTTGGCAATGCTTTTACGTGGGTGCTATTGGAGTTatttattgttcttcttctttgaTGTCTGGGGTTTTGCTTGCAGTTTTACTCCCAGTTACTGAATTATTAGCCGTAATTTTCTTTAATGAGAAATTTTCAGGTGAAAAAGgactttctctttttctttctctttggGGTTTTGTCTCATACGTTTATGGAGAGTACAAACAAGCAGAAGAGTAA